The genomic interval GCAGATAAaaagccttttacattttgggtAGCTATTTTTAGATTATAAAATGATGTATTAGAACACATAATAATTAAATTAGGTTTTGTCTCTATATGAAATTGAATAGATAATACATTCTAATTAAGTATTTCTTGGTTAAAGAAAATGTATCTTTGATGCAGGAAAAAGGGGTTTGTTAAGTTTTACCAAAAAGGGGTAATAAAAAgggataaagaataataaaaaataaaatattaactatgTAGTTAAAAAGGGTCAAGGAGTGGCTTGGCAAGGCTAAATTTTTCAACAGTATAGGTCTCAAAAGAAAGACATATATAAGGAATTTCAGAGGTATAAGAACTTTAATATATAAGAGTATAATTAGTATAACAGTAATAACTATTAGAACAGTGTTAATAACTTACCAGTTCATTCAAATAACAATGTCTGAGGACtagaaaaaatataacattacaatacattttatagTTTCAGTTGAAGCAGATATATGGGATCTTAAAGAAATTTCCAAACTGTAAAGGAGTTACATATATTTGGAAATAGACAAAGGAAATTTCAAAGGTATAAGCACTttcaaaatattttgaaaaaataaaataagcataaCAGTAAAACTATTAAAACTATATTAATAACTTACCAATTCATTCAAATAACAGTGTCTGAGGACTAAATAAAGAGCTGCATACAATAACTTCAAATGAAGCAGTTCCATGGGATCTTAAAGAATTTTCAAACTGTAAGAGAATCAAAACATCTGAATACAAAACATACAAGAAAAAACAGTTTCAAATATATTTCAGATTAATAACAACTTTAAAGTTCCATAAATGGTATCAAAAccaagaatatatttatatatttcagttTGATGAATTTGCTTGAAGCATATCTCgatgtttatgttttttattgggTGGACTTTTGATAGCATCACTCCATGTTTTAGTAGATGTAGATTGAAGAGATGTATTTTTTGACTCTGGATGAATTGAAGTAATTTCTTGTGTCCTGTTAGGTGTAGGAATATCCAATCTTCTACAGAAAGTGATAGTATCTTCTGGTTTAGTGCAATCatattttcttctatttttaattACTTGTAAATGAACTGGGAATCCCCATTTATAAGGAATATTCAAATTACGTAGGTGAAGAGTTAAACATTGAATTCTCTTCTCTTTTGAAGTGTTCTTACTGATAAATCTGCAAAGAATTTGATATTTACACCTTGATATTGAAAGTTGTGTTGTTGACGAGCTTTTTGAGATATTAATTCCTTTTCttggaaacttgtaaaacaaatcacAACATCCCTAGGAGGATCTCTATCTTGAGGTTTAGGTTTTAGAGAGCGATGTGCTCGTTCCATCTGGATAGGTGAATTCTTGGGATGATCTTCTCCAAGTAATGATCTAAAAAGGCCATCTAAATAATTTCGTAAATGAGAAATTAAAATAGATTCTGGTATACCTTTCAGTCTTAGGTTATTACGTCTTGTTCTGTTTTGTATATCATCCAGTTTTGTTTCCAAATCTTGTATATAAATTTGCTGATTTCACATTTTATTAGACAACATTCGTATATCAGATGTTATTTCTTCTCTGTCAGTTTAAAGAGTCTCAACTCTTCCATTTAAGTCATTTAATTCTTTTTTGAGACTTGCACATTCTTCCTTAATGCAGGATTTCATTTGGTTAATAAGTGATTCCATAGCCTTTAAGGTAACAGGACCTCCTTCATCTACTTCGGAATAATTTATTTGAGATGCAATGACAAGCTCCACATTATCAATATGGATTGACGAACTTGAATCTGTAGTATGTtccatattttttttgtttatttatgttttttaggaaagaatttgtattatttgtagTATTTGTTCTAGGTTTAACAATTTTATCTTGTTTATTGGCTTTTCTGACTGACATATTTAATCTGTGAGAAATATTGTTTGTTCACAATATatcccttgtatatatttattgcaatataATTAACTGTTAAGTCGTATCCACAAACAGTTTTTATTCTAATAAAAAGTTGCAGCTCTGAGACAGGATTTAATAGTTAATCGCTCAGTACAATTTTGACTTATTGACAAATCGTAGCTATATAAAGTTCTCAGATCTATTTTGATTCAGCAGTAAGAATTAACAGCTGATTGTTAATGGCAGATGATAGCAATTACCTCAGGATATTGAAAAGTATTTGGTTCtataataaatttgtatttaattactAATTtcaaacacaaatataaaatattgtattaaCATATATGTTAGTAAAACAGTGACAGCTATCAACTTAGTTTCACAAAGAGTTTAAACTTTTTCCCTgaagtaataaataataaacaactaTTCAATAATGAAGTTTATACAATGTTTGAAGTAAACAGGTCTCAACAGTTGATAAACTATTTCAGGTGACAGAAATCACTTCAACAAAATTAACAGTGTATTTATTAACTTTGATACAATCTTATAATTTTCACAGATCCCAAACTTAAGTCCAGTCAGTTGAATAAACAAAAATGACAGTTATAtggctttgaatttaaaaaaaaaaactatcattgaaATTTGCAAGTTTGAAAACAGTTGAATACAAATGACAGATGTCAAAATTTGTAATTTTAGAGCAAGTAAGATCAACAATTAAGTAAGAGATGTCGAATAAATTCCTCCTTTTATATATTCAAAGCTGTATAAAAGTTTTCAATCTTGTCTTGTAAAAAGATGTGGGACCGCAAAAGAAATTAACAGTTGAATATCAATGACATATGATAGAAATTGCTCCAGTATATTAAGAAGCATTTGACTCCAATATAATTCTGTAATTTATTATAAATCACAGCTAAAAGTTCAGATCGTTGTAATAATTTGCATGTTAGCTCTTCGTTATAACTGTATAGATCATCATAACCCTCAGTCTTAAGTACAAATCGCTGAACAATACTGTATATCATTCAATTAGGCatttatgtttgtaatatttgttaaCTTAGTTTCATTCAATCTTCAATATttctcttttaaaataataaactattaTCTTACATATATGATCATAACATATCCGGTGTAAACAGGATACAACAGCAGGTCAACAACGTTTAGCTATAAAAATCACCTCAGCACATTTAGCAGAATTAAGCTCCGTTACAGCTTTATTTCCCTTCACAGCTTCCAACTTCACATTTAGTCAGTTGAACTGTCATCCATATTAGCTATTCAGATCCGACATAAACGTTCACAATATCCTAGGTACAAACAGGGCTTAACAGCTGATCGTTGACGTTTGGCTGTAGAAATCACCTCAGCGCAATAAGCAGATTTCAGTTCCGTTATAACTTTGTTTCTCCTCACAGCTCCCAACTTCACATTTAGTTAGTTGAACTATAATCCACTTTAATTATTAGACCtgtcattagggttgccacctcagccatgttttcctggacacttatgagttacacgtgttgcagggtgtgcagggaggaacatgtattgtgtttctggacagcactattcatattcctcctgcagcatgtgtaacttataagtgttctgtattttaagggacgggtggcaaccctacctgtcaCATACATTAATAATATGTTTTGTATAAACAGGGTTTGACAGCAAATCATTGACGTTTGACTGTAGAAATTACCTCAGCACAATAAGCAGTATCAAGCTCCGTTATAATCTTGTTTCTCCTCTCAGTACTCAACTTCACATTTAATCAGTTGTATTGTCGTCTATATTAATTATGAGTCTCAGATATCAATAGATGTTATAtgaaaattgtaaaaattgtaaaatagcAGCTCAACACAGTTATAACCAATTGGGATATCGTAGCTGCTTAAAAAAATCCTAGTCATATCCTGTAAGAAGTTGCAAttcttgtttgacagttagaaaattACAGTTGCTAATGTATTATCGCATTGTGTTCAGTCTCTTTCACAGATGAAACAGCATATTATAACTCTATATATAAGACCACAATATGTCTGGTGTTTTCAGATAACAGAATACATATCTTAAAAGATCCTAATGTCactgtaaatattaaatattttgctTGCCATTTACCACTCTCAGGAGCACTACAGAGGAGCAGCCATCAAAAATGGCGGTCCTAGCTCCCCATTGTGAACTTTTATGTAACCGAGAGCTCTTATTGTTTATATGGTAGATTCTAGGCAAGTGAATTGAAACACAAATTAGttttattaaaaatactttatttatatatgtaggaaagaaatttaaatatgttttaatttgaaataacaTTTATAGTAGGCTTGAGTTCAAATTTCTTAATGAATTTCTTTTTGACAAGTTTTCGAAGAATCCTTCGGATTTCTTTTGTTCCAAGACAATAAATAATGGGATTAGCCATGTGTGGCACAAATGAATATACACAGAGTAACAAAACATTCACATCTCCATTAAGAATTAAATTGACCTGATTTGAGATATATACGAATAATCTTGGAATAAAATATAAACCTATAACAAACAAATGCGTAGAACAAGTGTAAAAAGCTTTTTTCCATCTTTCGGATTCAGTCCTTGAATGTATTACTTTGATTATAATCATGTATGAGAATATGATAAAACACAAAGGTAACAAAAGAACAATCATGGCAAGTCCAAACACAAATCGTTTCACAAATGTGATATCTGAACACGATAAGGCGATTAACGTCATGTTGGTGCAGAAACAGCTTTTGATTTGATTTCCATCACAGTAATAAAGACTAGAATCCAAGCCAGCTATTACCGAGGCAACAATAGATGTTAGTAACCAGAAAAAGCCGCACAGAAGAACTGTACGTTTATTAGTTATTATCGAGGAATATCGGAGAGGATTACAGATGGCAACATAGCGATCAATTGCCATTACCATAATAATACACGAATCAAAGCTACCAAGGTAGTGAACACAAAACAACTGGATGACGCATCCAGCGAAGGATACTGAAGCGGCACCAAACCAATATTTAGCAATAATTTTTGGTAAAGTTGCAGTGTCAAACAATATATCCGATAGTGCAAGGTTGGCAATGATGATATACATTGGCTGGTGTAACTGCTTTTTGAAAATGATCAGAGTTAACACAGCAGTGTTTGAAAACAAAGATATGAGATAGCTGAGAAATAAAGCTAGAGATATAGGCACATCAAACTTTTGAGGGAGCCCAGGAAAGCCAAGGAGGATGAATTCAGTCACATGAGACTTGTTGGCCATCGACGAATGAAGAAAATCTTCAAATAAAcgtttctgaaaaataaaaaaataaatgatgagGTCTAAATAGTTTTAATGTAATCTTTAAAattctgagttttttttttctaatacataaaatacaattatagAAGCAAAGACCTACATTAAAAAAGAAGGTAAATCCTCCAATTTAAATAAGTGAAAAATACACTTGTATTCTcgtgcgctaactccactagaagtaagctttttgcgtgagttgggcagcgctagtattacaagttgaaagtaaattgtttttgcacAAGCGCAAACCCTATGCGTTCAAAAATCTGAATTTAGTATATCACGTGCGTCAATGTGTCCCACCCCAAAAAAAGTTAACTGGAGCAAAAAAACATCCTACTCGCGcaaaaacccaatcacatattttcAAGTGTGATAACCTGACatgaagatatgaatatttcacattccagaatatgttctatttattaataaatacatatttctacatatatatggtggtagtttgctaaaatatatatctatacctatttatatatggttatatatatatatatatatatatatatatatatatatatatatacagatatatgtgaatatctatttataaatatatagaacatgttatgctatgtgcagaacattggaatgtgaaatatttacagaaaatatacagcataacattttatcaaatatgaatattgcataaaacatgattttttttatgttttcatctacttaactgcaaggggttccattgcacttacatatatatgtctatttattcatacatatgtatttatgtgttaatatgtgtatatctgtctgtaaatacatatacacacatataattacataggtacacacatataaacacacatataaatacataggtacacacatataaacacacgtataaatacataggtacacacatataaacacacatataaatacataggtacacacatataaacacacatatatatatatatatatatatatatataaacacatacatacacaaatttagagatgaatatatatatatatatatatatatatatatatcaatgttaaagccctttgcaccctttttctaacacctgagacctcatatctttgagccaatgtaactttttgtgcattttttttaaaataattattatcaaatggtgttattatgagtgtgactgtacttttcattgtattttttaagtgttttgtctcatttatttgttttgcgaaacagttaatcagagctcgaggcatttactttcaacttgtaatacgagcaacaGAAAAGTGCTAACTAAAGTATTCTATGTCAATGTAGTCATTGGTCTATTGATAATAAATCTCATTTGTGAAACCAATGTCGCTAAAAGACATTTATACCAACACCTAATATATGAAACAATAATGTACTGGAGTCCGCACAATTTGTAACTAAGAGCAGTGGTCAGGTAGGTAGATAGCAGAGGAGCTATTATGAGGGCTTATTTATATTTGCACAGTTATTAGATATGTAGATTGTGTGTGTGGTGGATAAAGGTGCAAATGCTGGTCTTAGCATACAAGGTTATAGAACAGAGCCACTTGAAGCTGTAAAAAATACGTATGGGGTAGCTTGATCCTCATAACACACGTATCTGCTTGTGTCTAATAGAAATTCAAAGCCCTTGTATGctgtattgctagcacaaagcgAGAAATATATAATGGTGAGGTATTCCAAAAGTGACAGTGCATATATAGAGAGACAGGATTATAGCAGCACCAGGGGAAAGTAAAAAATACTCCTTGCTGACCGGGCAGCCGTGCAAAGTTAATTTATTATTACAAGTAGCAAAACACAATCGCTCCACACTCCCCGCTGACCAGGCAGCCGTgcagagttaatttattttaatttattgttacTAGTAGCAAAACATCCCCACAGTACTGCTCGCTCTAAAAACATAAACCGCTCACACCACTGGAATTTGGCCAGTAGATAATGTAAACGATAAGGAAAATGAGTGGCACCATTGACAGTACTGTTAGTCCTATTGGAATTCACACTTTAGCATGATCTTATTGGCGTAGGACATAGAAAGCCACCTGTAACTTGTGCTCCTGATATTAAGGCTCCGCTCCCACAAACAGGCTAAATTCGTAGAAAATGGCAGTCACAGTTCAGTGAATACTCACAATTGTGCGTAGTCCTTTTTGTACCAACGATAATCCACTGCAGTTTGCGGCTAGCAGTACCGGTGTCCTCACTGACTTTTCttgccacacacacactcactctgttCGGTCCCTAAGCTCCTCCTTGCAGCATCCGGTGTTAGCAGCTCCCTTGTCAACTACCTTCAGGGTATACAGGAACCTGTGTGCGCTGAAGAGGAGTCCCAGAAATTTTTCCAAAACCCAATGGCAAATAAATCCGTACTGCTGACACTCTGGTTGTATaaaaagatttaaactttattgtgGTAATCCATAGACATACAGCTGGACACCAGGATTAAAACAGGGTGAAAAACagtgtttgaccggtttcggtcctcagaccgtagtcataaacctcAGGTTTATGACTATGGCCtaaggaccgaaaccggtcaaacactGTTGTGAAAAACagtgtttgaccggtttcggtcctcagaccgtagtcataaacctcAGGTTTATGACTATGGTCtaaggaccgaaaccggtcaaacgcTGTTTTTCACCCTGTTTTAATCCTGGTGTCAAGCTGTATGTCTATGGATTACcacaataaagtttaaatctttttATACAACCAGAGTGTCAGCAGTACGGATTTATTTGCCATTGGGttttggaacaaatcttttttcttCATACCAACACCTAGTTGCAGATTTATGAGATTAGCTCCATTATAATCAACAGAGCTGCAAATATCATGGACCTGCAAACTTCTTGGCACATGAAATGTGTTCCacttttaaaggaatactaaacccacattttttctttcatgattcggatagagcatgcaaatttaagcaactttctaaatgtaatcctattatctttgtttgaaaagcaggatggaaacttaggagccaacccattttaggttcagcacctgggtacagattggaagctaaatgtagtcaccaatcagcaagcactttcCAGGgtataaaccaaaaatgggccgtttcctaagcttttattcctgctttttcaaataaagataccaatagaacttaagaaaaattgataataggagtaaattagaaagttgcttaaaattagatGTTCTATcttgtcatggtatatgtgaggttaataaatatatatattttaatcatatatctcaagattaataaatctgtatttttgatcagatatttcactgatcagaaaaaaaaaattgattcattcctctcagacaaactgacttcaatcatgttcagctcttcccccacttcttcaattaacacaggtaaaattctgaatacacatctccaggatgtctccaaaagcttgacaatacaacatttggtttaattaaaatgtagccacagtttcagaagaccatatgtatgattgcttgggaatgtgagataaaatctatttacccctcccaatatacctaggaatctaactcaggtgacaagtcatgtgagattttcagcatcTGCCCTTTgatgcaggggaccccatgtagtgaatgggagacagggagtctgaagttactgaaagggcagttagaacgttatgttaggataatacagtgaaggcacatgacttacattatgattttaaaacaactgtatatattttaatggatatgagatgtgtatatgtgtgtatatatatatatatatgtatatatatatatatatatatatatatatatatatgtatatatatatgtgtatatatatatgtatgtgtgtgtgtacatatatgtgtatattttgaaggcatgaatatcttggcctctgtgtgtttgaaaacatgagtggatgtttgtggacctgaggagaggtgattattgacatttattttttttatttcagatctacatagacaggattcacttggaatacagtacaatactgaaataaaaataggctgttatttgcaaagaagtgccagaatgctgacaaagttgtgatgcattttgggctagtaattggcagtgttaaattaccttaatataataaaatgttaataatataacatatttggtatcagaataatcagaaaaaaataacctaatattaaccatctgtaattggggttatatatgattaatgcagagagtgtgatctgattaaataaccattttatgaaagaaatttttttttaacttgcttaaaaatgttagagagggtcttgttgtatttgtttgtttgtacgtctgctgccacctagtgttatgatgcggaattgcaaccatgagatgattggttgttgcaaagaatgcatttccttgacaacacatttaccaaataaaccaatccatgttcagttgcaaagaactaatccaagacaaggccgtgggcgtttccaatattcaccaatgactgataaataattaaaaaggggaggggtgagatcagatgatttaaaaccccagcatagagactaaaaaggttgtgttattttgatccagaaaggagtaactgcggcagttattaatcaaaagcacacatctaccattggactccatatgctttaccccaattttgaatttctgaggtgaattggatctgttgcaaaacattggaactggattgctgtttatttgggtgatgtatacaaggtttttgtaagataagttataagcatagccactacagtaaaattacaatttttgaattggaaagaacaaattgggcttttagattgtaatatataaccttaaatagctcttagcctgcctgtttatatgcaagcatttaaattaaacatttattattgctgtacttagcagagttaaggaaatatttcaagttagcatttcatagcctatgtattattatactaatcccaatcctaaattgtttatctatgcaaatatataataataattcagaagtgtatattgtatttcaaattgctagtcacagcctatatattgtattgttgtttaaatctgtgtctgattggataagtaactcatctatgcaagttctgatattgtcagttaattttgtattaggataaattgcaattaaatagcagaatatatattatcctattgttttataaacactgtttagaattgtattgcttggatgttaaaggtttttagtcccattgtgttaaataaataaaaggctgaattgtgaaggtatattttttctgggttttgtaagaaggatagcatatcttaagagttggtttttaacgcatataaattttgtttcatttccttttattgcaaatatacttcaatatgtttatggatattaactgaataaaagaattcagatatttatattaattgtatagtctagtaggtgcatggttgataagggtttctatttctttgtattgtgtttataaccctgccatataacttatatatattatttggatagcactgctaagattttcataaatatactgacataataattggaggcactgcagagatttattaatattccatcataattgatataatatatttgtaagtaaatagaaattattataaaagagaaaaaaaaaaattcatatttcgatattaatattttgaagatataattttttttttgaaaagttgaaatattaattttcatatttcgagattgacattaatatcttgaaatattattaaagattaattttgaaaaaattaataaaaatattaatttttcatatttcaaaattaatcaaaaatattgatttttcatattttcaaagttaatcaaaaatatgaatttctcatattttggaatattaatttttcatatttcaaaattaataatatatatttttttttaaatataaaaattttccttctctctttttattggcaaaaattgtattagcgttttagtttaactaagtactaaaccaatataataatgtctgtagccagaagtgactcatttaattctatacatagcaatgaaattggtcccataaccatacctattactaaaggtcaggtccttaagaaagatatcttaagttaccttaaagggaagtttaatattgcgggtgaattaaatgattttatggatacgcttgaaactagggctaaaaatattaccgttaataataatatgtggaatgaagagaatgaattcttccaggaattattaatgattaatcaatgcaaagatcccaaaaagcgagaagaactaatactaaaatcttggccccttttaatatgcataattgacgaaatgtcgttttgtgtcacagacaaacgattgcaaatacaggagctagaaaatagtattcgttcctcgcgcagacgcgaagagggtttaaaaacagccaaaaataaaatggatgaatttgcccaaaacctagccaccttagataagcacaatatggacttaattgcgcagatacaagatttaaataaacagcttgcgcaaagccagagagaattaagcgatttaaaaaggtcatatcgccataatgaaaacccctatattagcagtgagaataatacagataatgctaactcctttagcgaacgcgtcagggacgaggtacgaaaatatatagaacaacatagacaaatgacccctaactggtcagaagtagatttcccaaatagacaatcccctcaggatgtaaatccagaggacagctgtattgcagctgatgcgggggagggaaactctaacagagaatcccaaaataagtctgataaagtctatgattcccataaaaataatcaccttcgtacaacgcgcagtacctatattctccaataagggaacaacatctgtaattgatcatttacaggcttttgaaaatgcgttagctataatgaatgttacaagtgagaaattgaaaaattgaatttctgccttgggtatttgacagtaagcatcacaaattctttgcttcacattcctggaatggggtaaaacaacaatgcagaaaagaattcgggcaatatcgcactaaaactgccgcgaagatagcggtatatggtttaaagtgtcgtgcgaatcagagtccaatcgaattcctttctgtattgaaaaatgcgtacagtatggctgaagataatcccagatttgatggctcagaatttgtaaatttattttttgaagcattgcctacacccatcaaaatcaacttagctagagattttgatgaggactgctcattggaatggctgatcaaagagagtacaaaattatactctattcagcagtccagtgagcagggggttaaaaaggagtcaaaacccaaaattgtggcagaaactagggtgtcacctagccccctcaatttggagtctaacaagaggacttttgcagaggtggccagtcaaaacaggccatctccagcagaggtttaattctgcccctccccctacacaggttgaggcgcagggagactataaccaaagcgggggacataatcaggtgaataattactcacaaagagaatactcaccaaataattggtatccgcgcaagggtagata from Bombina bombina isolate aBomBom1 unplaced genomic scaffold, aBomBom1.pri scaffold_767, whole genome shotgun sequence carries:
- the LOC128643527 gene encoding olfactory receptor 56A4-like yields the protein MANKSHVTEFILLGFPGLPQKFDVPISLALFLSYLISLFSNTAVLTLIIFKKQLHQPMYIIIANLALSDILFDTATLPKIIAKYWFGAASVSFAGCVIQLFCVHYLGSFDSCIIMVMAIDRYVAICNPLRYSSIITNKRTVLLCGFFWLLTSIVASVIAGLDSSLYYCDGNQIKSCFCTNMTLIALSCSDITFVKRFVFGLAMIVLLLPLCFIIFSYMIIIKVIHSRTESERWKKAFYTCSTHLFVIGLYFIPRLFVYISNQVNLILNGDVNVLLLCVYSFVPHMANPIIYCLGTKEIRRILRKLVKKKFIKKFELKPTINVISN